The following is a genomic window from Thioclava electrotropha.
CATTGACCTCGGCCCGGTCGCGTCCGACATATCCCTGAGACACGAAACACGGGAGACGCAAGATGATCTATTCCGTTCCGAACATGACCTGCGGGCACTGCAAAGCCTCGGTCGAGGCCGCGATCGAAGAGGTCGGCGGCAAGGCCGATGTCTATCTGGAAGATCGCGAGGTCGAGGTGGAAGGGCTGCCCGAATCCACCGTGATCAGCGCCCTGAAAGGCGCAGGCTACGAGGCCACCCCGGTCGAAGAGTAATCCGGAGGGCTGACGCCATCCAGATGTAGTGGGCCCGTGCACGCGCAACGCGACGGCTAGAAAACGGGTTCCCTCCCCTGCCCCGAACCGGCGGAATCCTGCCTGTTTTGTTGCCCGCTTTTTGAATTTGAGTTAGAATCGCGGACAAATGAGCAGGCAGGATCGGCAAACACATGCCGGCCGCAACGACAAAGGGGCAGTAGATGATTTTCAAGACCACACTCGGACTCTGTGCATTCTCGGGCGCCATGGCGCTTGCTTCGATGGCTTCGGCCGGGCCGATCGACAACGCGTGTCAGAAAGCGGGCCGCGCCAGCAATCCCGGCACCTGCGGCTGCATCCAGCAAGTCGCGGACATGACGTTGAGCCATCGCGACCAGCGCCGCGCCGCCAGCTTCTTCCACGATCCCGACCGCGCGCAGGAAGTGCGCATGTCCGACCGCCAGTCGGATTCGGACTTCTGGGACCGCTACAA
Proteins encoded in this region:
- a CDS encoding heavy-metal-associated domain-containing protein, giving the protein MIYSVPNMTCGHCKASVEAAIEEVGGKADVYLEDREVEVEGLPESTVISALKGAGYEATPVEE